A genomic stretch from Mya arenaria isolate MELC-2E11 chromosome 10, ASM2691426v1 includes:
- the LOC128205011 gene encoding heat shock 70 kDa protein 12A-like gives MSLQAPNQEVKAAVVVGIDFGTTNSGYAFMFTSDPTSIFTAMGEEREPTCVLLNPDKTFNAFGKKALEKYAELEPEEHQSHYFFHHFKMKLYESKKLTRETFILDQTGKDMKAVDVYSIVLQYFNRAVMQQVGQVKNDQPVQGFSSKHILWMLSMPAIWTEYARKFMREAATNAGLENFTLVLEPEAGALFAIDKPLYMREVKSAEKFPVGHKYILADLGGGTVDICVHEIVKGRNLCELYRATGDYAGGSRVNHEFEQFFVRLFGAPALENFRRNCTHSYQEFIQNIERKKCTFTQNTEKVTLILDSDYVALVENDNGETIEDMISGSRYRDRVHYKKAGRRLIEKK, from the coding sequence ATGTCTCTACAAGCGCCTAACCAGGAAGTAAAGGCCGCAGTGGTTGTAGGGATAGACTTTGGGACCACAAACAGTGGGTATGCTTTCATGTTTACAAGTGATCCGACCTCCATCTTCACAGCAATGGGAGAAGAGAGGGAACCCACATGTGTGCTCCTTAACCCAGATAAGACATTCAACGCCTTTGGTAAAAAGGCTTTAGAGAAGTATGCAGAGTTAGAACCAGAGGAACATCAGTCACACTATTTTTTCCACCACTTCAAGATGAAACTGTATGAGAGTAAGAAACTCACAAGGGAAACGTTCATCCTTGATCAGACCGGAAAAGATATGAAAGCTGTGGATGTTTACAGCATTGTTTTGCAATACTTCAATAGAGCAGTTATGCAACAAGTTGGGCAGGTGAAAAATGATCAACCCGTCCAGGGGTTTTCTTCAAAACACATTCTATGGATGCTATCAATGCCGGCCATTTGGACAGAATATGCTAGAAAATTTATGCGAGAAGCTGCAACAAATGCCGGACTGGAAAATTTCACACTGGTGTTGGAACCGGAGGCTGGTGCTTTGTTTGCCATTGACAAACCACTTTACATGAGAGAGGTCAAGTCTGCAGAGAAGTTTCCAGTTGGACACAAGTACATCTTGGCTGACCTTGGTGGAGGAACAGTTGACATTTGTGTTCATGAAATTGTTAAAGGTAGAAATCTCTGCGAACTCTACAGAGCAACGGGAGACTATGCTGGGGGCTCCAGAGTCAATCATGAATTTGAACAGTTCTTTGTGAGATTGTTTGGGGCTCCAGCACTTGAAAATTTTAGAAGGAATTGTACACATTCGTATCAGGAATTTATCCAGaatatagaaagaaaaaaatgcacgTTTACACAAAACACAGAAAAAGTTACTTTAATACTGGATTCTGACTATGTGGCATTAGTGGAAAATGATAATGGCGAAACAATAGAGGACATGATATCAGGCTCAAGGTATAGAGATCGTGTTCACTACAAGAAAGCAGGACGCCgtcttattgaaaaaaaatga
- the LOC128205012 gene encoding heat shock 70 kDa protein 12A-like — protein MYCTIEEDQCEEVGRISMHPPPGGWPDVVNGEQKLTVGETEFTMNVRIQETAPNQEVKAAVVVGIDFGTTYSGYAFMFTSDPTSIYTAMGEEREPTCVLLNPDKTFNAFGKQALEKYAELEPEEHQSHYFFHHFKMKLYESKKLTRETFILDQTGKDMKAMDVYSIVLQYFNRAVMQQVGQVKNDQPVQGFSSKHILWMLSMPAIWTEYARKFMREAATNAGLENFKLVLEPEAGALYAVDKLLNIREVKSADKFPVGHKYILADLGGGTVDICVHEIVKGRNLCELYRATGDYAGGSRVNHEFEQFFVRLFGAPALENFRRNCTHSYQEFIQNIERKKCMFSQNTEKVTLILDSDYVTLVENDNGETIEEMISGSRYRDRVHYKKAGRRLIVNNDVVKEFFDSSVDVIIANLKEILSACHEDIITSLLLVGGYSESPYVIERLQREFCQLQTVIVKDGRLAVMKGAVMMGLKSRCIIQRRARFTYGFRKTELFIEGEHLEQFKYNHDGKIWCIGVFDKVIEKGQLLQNKQEFSRNFCNVFKRLDRKQQVQFTSLWRSPKHEPMYCLLKEDQCERVGVINMPPPTGGWPEIVHWVEKLIVGETEFTMKVLIDETGEEFEANIEIL, from the coding sequence CGCCTAACCAGGAAGTAAAGGCCGCAGTGGTTGTAGGGATAGACTTTGGTACCACGTACAGTGGCTATGCCTTCATGTTTACCAGTGATCCGACCTCCATCTACACAGCAATGGGAGAAGAGAGGGAACCCACATGTGTGCTCCTTAACCCAGATAAAACATTCAACGCCTTTGGTAAACAGGCTTTAGAGAAGTATGCAGAGTTAGAACCAGAGGAACATCAGTCACACTATTTTTTCCACCACTTCAAAATGAAACTGTATGAGAGTAAAAAACTCACAAGAGAAACGTTTATCCTTGATCAGACCGGAAAAGATATGAAAGCTATGGATGTTTACAGCATTGTTTTGCAATACTTTAATAGAGCAGTTATGCAACAAGTTGGGCAGGTGAAAAATGATCAACCCGTCCAGGGGTTTTCTTCAAAACACATTCTATGGATGCTATCAATGCCGGCCATTTGGACAGAATACGCTAGAAAATTTATGCGAGAAGCTGCAACGAATGCCGGACTGGAAAATTTCAAACTGGTGTTGGAACCGGAGGCTGGTGCTTTGTATGCCGTTGACAAACTTCTTAACATAAGAGAGGTCAAGTCTGCAGATAAGTTTCCAGTTGGACACAAGTATATCTTGGCTGACCTTGGTGGAGGAACAGTTGACATTTGTGTTCATGAAATCGTTAAAGGTAGAAATCTCTGCGAACTCTACAGAGCAACGGGCGACTATGCTGGGGGCTCCAGAGTCAATCATGAATTTGAACAGTTCTTTGTGAGATTGTTTGGGGCTCCAGCACTTGAAAATTTCAGAAGGAATTGTACACATTCGTATCAGGAATTTATCCAGaatatagaaagaaaaaaatgcatgttttcacAAAACACAGAAAAAGTTACTTTAATACTGGATTCTGACTATGTGACGTTAGTGGAAAATGATAATGGCGAAACAATAGAGGAAATGATATCAGGCTCAAGGTATAGAGATCGTGTTCACTACAAGAAAGCAGGACGCCGTCTTATTGTAAACAATGATGTTGTGAAAGAGTTCTTTGACAGCTCTGTCGACGTTATTATTGCAAACTTGAAAGAGATCCTGTCTGCTTGTCACGAGGACATTATAACTAGTCTACTGCTAGTTGGGGGATACTCTGAGTCACCGTATGTGATAGAAAGATTACAACGAGAATTTTGTCAACTTCAAACTGTGATAGTAAAAGATGGGAGACTGGCCGTGATGAAAGGGGCTGTGATGATGGGACTGAAGTCAAGATGTATCATCCAGAGAAGGGCTAGATTCACATACGGGTTTAGGAAAACTGAGCTTTTTATAGAAGGGGAGCACCTGGAACAGTTTAAGTACAATCACGATGGAAAGATCTGGTGTATCGGTGTGTTTGACAAGGTGATAGAGAAGGGTCAACTCCTGCAAAACAAGCAAGAGTTTTCAAGGAATTTCTGTAACGTTTTTAAACGACTGGATAGAAAACAGCAAGTTCAGTTTACATCACTGTGGCGGTCTCCAAAGCATGAACCCATGTATTGCTTACTTAAAGAGGACCAGTGCGAGAGAGTGGGAGTAATCAACATGCCACCTCCTACAGGGGGCTGGCCTGAAATAGTGCATTGGGTAGAGAAATTGATTGTTGGTGAGACAGAGTTCACCATGAAAGTGCTTATTGATGAGACTGGTGAAGAATTTGAAGcaaacattgaaattttatga